The following are encoded together in the Vigna unguiculata cultivar IT97K-499-35 chromosome 2, ASM411807v1, whole genome shotgun sequence genome:
- the LOC114174605 gene encoding putative disease resistance protein RGA4 — translation MNQCNSVVKTPPKISKLRHLRTLSLFVVGSKPGCGLAELHSLNLGGALRIRGLNNVPSEWDAKQANLIGKKELNILHLSWDGSANSKSSNVSVERVLEALEPPSTLKSFEMNGYEGKQLSSWMRSSIVLRDLVKVKLWNCENCEELPPFGKLPHLKRLELSGMKNVKCIDGETYDGAEEKAFPSLEELSVDNLPNLERLLRDERVEMVPHLFELRIERVSNLKCPRLPAVEKLDARGIGEAASFMEVVGNTACLKTLSIEYIKGVVVLPEQFSGLGALQDLYIAYWYDVEYFPEHVLECLTSLRTLSIIYCHKLKSLSEGVRHLACLERLIIYGCPELVVLPSNMSQLTALRVVSISICSTLPDGLQRVPSLRCLEMLEYKSTSLPDWVGDISTLEELSIEYCKELRSLPSSIQRLTNLSRLIIRGCPLLEKRCKRETGEDWQYIKHIPNTELFA, via the coding sequence ATGAATCAATGCAATTCAGTAGTAAAGACGCCTCCCAAAATTAGCAAGTTAAGGCATCTAAGAACACTAAGCCTTTTCGTGGTGGGTTCAAAGCCAGGGTGCGGGTTAGCAGAGTTGCACAGCTTAAATCTGGGAGGTGCGCTGAGAATCAGAGGCCTTAACAACGTCCCCAGTGAATGGGATGCTAAACAAGCAAATCTGATTGGTAAGAAGGAGTTGAATATCCTGCACTTGTCATGGGATGGTAGTGCTAATTCAAAAAGTAGTAATGTTAGTGTGGAGAGAGTACTGGAAGCCCTGGAACCTCCGTCAACTCTGAAGAGTTTTGAGATGAATGGATATGAGGGAAAACAGCTATCCAGTTGGATGAGAAGTTCCATAGTTTTGAGAGACTTGGTGAAAGTTAAGCTCTGGAACTGTGAAAACTGTGAGGAGCTTCCCCCATTTGGTAAACTACCACACCTGAAAAGGCTAGAACTGAGTGGAATGAAAAATGTGAAGTGCATAGATGGTGAGACCTATGACGGTGCGGAGGAGAAGGCATTTCCATCGTTGGAGGAATTGAGTGTGGATAATTTACCAAATTTGGAGAGGTTGTTGAGGGATGAAAGAGTAGAGATGGTACCTCATCTTTTCGAATTAAGGATTGAGAGGGTCTCCAACCTTAAATGTCCACGTCTTCCTGCTGTTGAGAAACTTGATGCTCGAGGGATTGGCGAAGCGGCTTCCTTCATGGAAGTTGTGGGGAATACGGCTTGTCTAAAGACCTTGAGCATTGAATACATTAAAGGAGTGGTGGTATTACCCGAACAATTTAGCGGGTTGGGTGCACTACAGGATCTATACATTGCATATTGGTATGATGTGGAGTATTTCCCAGAACATGTCTTGGAGTGTCTAACTTCTCTTCGAACTTTGTCTATTATTTACTGTCATAAATTAAAATCCTTGTCTGAAGGTGTTCGACATTTGGCATGTCTTGAGAGATTGATAATCTACGGTTGTCCAGAGTTGGTGGTTCTACCAAGCAATATGAGCCAACTAACCGCCCTTCGAGTCGTGTCAATCTCTATTTGCTCCACATTACCAGATGGCTTACAACGTGTCCCCTCCCTACGTTGTTTGGAAATGTTGGAGTACAAGTCTACTTCATTGCCGGACTGGGTGGGAGATATATCTACTCTTGAAGAATTAAGCATCGAGTATTGTAAGGAGTTGAGGTCACTGCCTAGCAGCATTCAACGCCTCACCAACTTGTCTCGTTTAATCATACGCGGATGTCCTCTTCTTGAGAAGCGGTGCAAGAGGGAAACAGGAGAGGATTGGCAATACATAAAGCACATTCCAAATACAGAACTATTTGCATGA
- the LOC114173474 gene encoding probable methyltransferase PMT20 — translation MKHKDGKPINLPNKNRTLTFVVTLIALCGLSFYLGGIFCSGKDGVVVKTIQKALDTPMQTSGSLLMRTITFPECGLDYQDYTPCTDPKRWRKYGLYRLTLLERHCPPIFERKECLVPPPDGYKPPIRWPKSRDECWYRNVPYDWINKQKSNQHWLIKEGEKFLFPGGGTMFPNGVGEYVDMMQELIPEMKDGTVRTAIDTGCGVASWGGDLLDRGILTVSLAPRDNHEAQVQFALERGIPAILGVISTQRLPFPSNSFDMAHCSRCLIPWTEFGGIYLMEIHRILRPGGFWVLSGPPVNYEHRWRGWNTTAEEQKSDYNKLQNLLTSMCFKLYNKKEDIAVWQKAKDNSCYDKLPKGNYPPKCDDSIDPDSAWYTPLRPCFVVPDPKHKKSVLTYMPKWPERLHATPERIAVAHGASTSASISTFNHDDGKWKKRIQHYKKLLPELGTDKIRNVMDMNTVYGAFAAALINDPLWVMNVVSSYGLNTLPVVYDRGLIGTLHDWCEAFSTYPRTYDLLHLDGYFSAENHRCEMKYVLLEMDRILRPGGHALIRESSYFVDAIATVGKGMRWICRKETTEYGVDKEKVLICQKKLWHSSNKGSR, via the exons ATGAAGCATAAAGATGGAAAACCGATCAACCTCCCAAACAAGAACCGGACTCTGACATTTGTAGTCACCTTAATTGCTCTATGTGGCCTTTCTTTCTATCTGGGAGGAATCTTTTGTTCTGGAAAGGATGGGGTTGTGGTCAAAACCATTCAGAAGGCCCTTGATACTCCTATGCAAACCTCAGGTTCTCTGCTGATGAGAACCATCACTTTCCCTGAATGTGGCTTGGACTATCAAGACTACACCCCATGCACAGATCCAAAG AGATGGAGAAAATATGGCCTGTACCGGCTTACTTTGTTAGAACGCCATTGCCCTCCAATTTTTGAGAGGAAAGAATGCTTGGTTCCTCCACCAGATGGATACAAGCCGCCAATCAGATGGCCAAAGAGCAGAGATGAGTGTTGGTACAG GAATGTGCCGTATGACTGGATCAACAAGCAGAAGTCTAACCAGCATTGGTTGATCAAGGAAGGGGAGAAATTCTTGTTTCCTGGTGGGGGTACTATGTTTCCCAATGGTGTTGGTGAATATGTTGATATGATGCAAGAACTAATCCCAGAAATGAAAGATGGGACAGTGAGAACAGCCATTGATACTGGTTGTGGG GTTGCTAGCTGGGGTGGTGATTTGTTGGATCGGGGGATTCTAACAGTTTCTCTTGCTCCAAGAGATAACCATGAAGCTCAAGTTCAGTTTGCTCTAGAGCGTGGTATCCCAGCTATTCTTGGTGTCATTTCTACACAGAGACTTCCTTTCCCCTCAAACTCCTTTGATATGGCTCATTGCTCTAGATGCCTTATCCCATGGACGGAATTCG GTGGTATTTATCTCATGGAAATACACCGTATCCTTCGTCCTGGAGGATTTTGGGTTTTGTCTGGTCCACCTGTGAACTACGAGCACAGGTGGCGCGGATGGAACACAACCGCTGAGGAGCAAAAATCAGATTATAATAAGCTGCAGAATTTACTGACATCAATGTGCTTTAAATTGTACAATAAAAAGGAGGACATTGCTGTATGGCAGAAGGCTAAAGACAACAGTTGCTATGATAAGCTTCCTAAAGGGAACTACCCACCAAAGTGTGATGACAGCATTGATCCAGATTCAGCGTGGTACACTCCACTTCGTCCTTGTTTTGTGGTTCCAGATCCAAAACACAAGAAATCTGTTCTCACATACATGCCTAAATGGCCTGAACGGTTGCATGCTACCCCGGAAAGAATCGCAGTTGCTCATGGTGCTAGCACTAGTGCTAGTATTAGTACTTTCAACCATGACGATGGCAAGTGGAAAAAACGCATTCAGCACTACAAGAAGCTGCTGCCTGAGCTTGGCACTGATAAAATAAGGAATGTTATGGACATGAATACAGTGTATGGAGCTTTTGCTGCAGCCTTGATCAATGATCCTCTGTGGGTCATGAATGTGGTCTCATCTTATGGTCTCAACACACTCCCTGTGGTTTATGATCGTGGCCTTATTGGAACCTTGCATGACTG GTGTGAGGCTTTTTCAACCTATCCTCGAACCTATGACCTCCTTCATCTTGATGGATACTTCTCTGCAGAAAACCACAG ATGTGAAATGAAGTATGTTTTGTTGGAGATGGACCGAATTTTAAGACCTGGTGGCCATGCTCTCATTCGAGAGTCCTCTTATTTTGTGGATGCTATTGCTACTGTTGGCAAGGGCATGCGATGGATATGCCGCAAAGAAACGACCGAGTATGGAGTTGACAAAGAGAAGGTTTTGATATGCCAGAAAAAGCTATGGCATTCATCCAACAAAGGTTCAAGATGA
- the LOC114173420 gene encoding putative disease resistance protein RGA4 isoform X2, which yields MAEALLGIVIQNLQSLGRDQLSSCWGVDQQTQKLSSNLTAIRAVLRDAERKQITSHAVKDWLQKLTDAAYVLDDILDECSIHSTKMHSLDGHTSCLSRLHPKDILFRFHIGKRMKDITQRFDVIHEERRSLGLCVGVTEKQVVDDDDDWRQTTSVITEPIFCGRDRDREEIVKFLLEEASNSEDLNIYPIVGMGGLGKTTLAKQVFNDHRVCKHFDLTIWVYVSVDFNMKEILQSIIEYVTGQNPNFQSLETMRKKIEEVLCNKRYLLVLDDVWNEDQEQWKHLKGMLQCARGAKGATVLVTTRLEECASTMETHHAHHLKELSGEDSWSLFKSFAFGPNREEREELVAIGKEIMKKCVGSPLAIKTLGSILRHQNEVTQWENVKESEIWDIREESSLMTGEENAIMRVLKLSYFNLELSLRRCFSFCAIFPKGFQIVKEELIHFWMANEFIKCEGSVGVEDVGNYVWRKLYSRSFFQEAKFDEFGMIISFKMHDLFHDLAQFVMGEECVVIETGRFTELSARVHHLRLLNYDVPVDMSAFKKIESMRTILGYGNFSQLPSNHGVRALCTKSFPRIPLNDLVHLRYLSMRGRLGASVLNSICGLPKLQILKLKSCTDVELPKNLTQLQDLRHVLIDDCASIAEMPPNISKLRHLRTLSIFVVGSKPGCGLAELHSLKLGGALRIRGLNNVPSEWDAKQANLIGKKELNILHLSWDGSANSKSSNVSVERVLEALEPPSTLKSFEMNGYEGKQLSSWMRSSIVLRDLVKVKLWNCGNCEELPPFGKLPHLKRLELSGMKNVKCIDGETYDGAEEMAFPSLEELSVYYLPNLERLLRDEGVEMLPRLSQLTIKKVSNFKFPRLPSVEKLYVESIDDVERVVGNTPCLKTLNIVSIKGVKTLPDKLGMLNALEVLYIDDWYDLKYFPEHVLEGLTSLRILRIYSCEKLKSLSEGVRHLACLQRLIICGCPELVALPNNMSQLTALQHVSIIFSTLPDGLQRVPSLRSLYISDCKSTSLPDWLGDITSLQELDIWYCKELRSLPSSIQRLTNLSSLSISNCPYLKKRCNRETGKDWQYINHIPNIKCE from the coding sequence ATGGCCGAGGCTTTGCTGGGAATTGTAATTCAAAACTTGCAATCTCTTGGCCGAGACCAACTTTCATCGTGTTGGGGTGTTGACCAACAGACTCAAAAGCTTTCCAGCAATCTCACTGCAATTCGTGCTGTCCTCAGAGATGCAGAGAGAAAGCAAATAACAAGCCATGCTGTGAAGGATTGGCTGCAGAAACTCACAGATGCAGCATATGTGCTGGATGATATCTTGGATGAATGTTCAATTCACTCCACAAAGATGCATTCTCTTGATGGTCATACTTCATGCCTATCCCGTCTCCATCCTAAGGACATTCTCTTTCGTTTTCATATTGGAAAGAGGATGAAAGACATCACCCAAAGGTTTGATGTCATTCATGAAGAGAGACGCTCGCTTGGATTGTGTGTCGGTGTCACAGAGAAGCAAGTagtggatgatgatgatgattggCGCCAAACTACCTCTGTCATTACCGAACCCATATTCTGTGGCAGAGACCGGGATCGAGAGGAAATTGTGAAGTTTCTCTTGGAAGAGGCTAGTAACAGTGAAGACCTCAACATTTATCCCATAGTTGGTATGGGTGGACTTGGGAAAACAACTCTTGCCAAGCAGGTCTTCAATGATCACAGGGTATGCAAACATTTTGACTTGACAATTTGGGTGTATGTTTCTGTTGATTTCAATATGAAGGAAATTCTGCAATCCATCATAGAATATGTCACTGGACAAAACCCCAATTTCCAATCTTTAGAAACAATGCGGAAAAAGATTGAAGAAGTGTTGTGCAACAAGAGATATTTACTTGTTCTTGATGATGTGTGGAATGAAGACCAAGAACAATGGAAGCATTTGAAGGGGATGTTACAGTGTGCAAGGGGAGCAAAAGGAGCTACCGTTTTGGTCACAACTCGACTGGAGGAATGTGCTTCCACCATGGAGACACATCATGCGCACCATTTGAAAGAATTGTCAGGAGAAGACAGTTGGTCATTGTTCAAAAGCTTTGCGTTTGGACCAAacagagaagagagagaagagcTTGTGGCAATCGGcaaagaaataatgaaaaaatgcGTTGGTTCTCCGCTTGCAATCAAAACACTGGGAAGCATTCTGCGTCATCAAAATGAGGTAACACAATGGgaaaatgtaaaagaaagtGAGATTTGGGATATCCGGGAGGAAAGTAGTTTAATGACCGGTGAGGAAAATGCTATTATGCGTGTTTTGAAACTAAGCTACTTTAATCTGGAGTTGTCGTTGAGGAGATGCTTTTCTTTCTGTGCAATCTTTCCCAAAGGCTTTCAAATTGTGAAGGaagaattaattcatttttggatGGCTAATGAATTTATTAAATGTGAAGGAAGTGTGGGAGTAGAGGATGTGGGTAATTATGTGTGGAGAAAATTATACTCTAGATCATTTTTTCAAGAAGCAAAGTTTGATGAGTTTGGGATGATTATAAGTTTCAAGATGCATGACCTATTTCATGATCTTGCACAATTTGTTATGGGCGAAGAATGTGTGGTTATTGAGACAGGGAGATTTACTGAGTTGTCTGCTAGAGTTCACCATTTGCGATTGTTAAATTATGATGTTCCCGTCGATATGTCTGCTTTCAAGAAAATTGAATCCATGCGGACTATTCTGGGTTATGGTAATTTTAGTCAGTTGCCATCAAACCATGGTGTACGAGCATTATGCACAAAATCTTTTCCAAGGATTCCACTGAATGATTTAGTACATTTGAGATACTTGAGTATGCGTGGCCGTTTGGGGGCAAGTGTGCTTAATTCAATTTGTGGGTTGCCGAAATTGCAAATATTGAAACTGAAATCTTGTACCGATGTTGAGCTACCCAAAAACTTGACACAATTACAGGATTTAAGACATGTTTTGATTGATGATTGTGCTTCAATAGCAGAAATGCCTCCGAATATTAGCAAGTTAAGGCATCTAAGAACACTCAGCATTTTCGTTGTGGGTTCAAAGCCAGGGTGCGGGTTAGCAGAGTTGCACAGCTTAAAACTGGGAGGCGCGCTGAGAATCAGAGGCCTAAACAACGTCCCCAGTGAATGGGATGCTAAACAAGCAAATCTGATTGGTAAGAAGGAGTTGAATATCCTGCACTTGTCATGGGATGGTAGTGCTAATTCAAAAAGTAGTAATGTTAGTGTGGAGAGAGTACTGGAAGCCCTGGAACCTCCGTCAACTCTGAAGAGTTTTGAGATGAATGGATATGAGGGAAAACAGCTATCCAGTTGGATGAGAAGTTCCATAGTTTTGAGAGACTTGGTGAAAGTTAAGCTCTGGAACTGTGGAAACTGTGAGGAGCTTCCCCCATTTGGTAAACTACCACACCTGAAAAGGCTAGAACTGAGTGGAATGAAAAATGTGAAGTGCATAGATGGTGAGACGTATGACGGTGCGGAGGAGATGGCATTTCCATCGTTGGAGGAATTGAGTGTGTATTATTTACCGAATTTGGAGAGGTTGTTGAGGGATGAAGGAGTAGAGATGCTCCCTCGTCTTTCccaattaacaattaaaaagGTCTCCAACTTTAAATTCCCACGTCTTCCTTCTGTTGAGAAACTTTATGTTGAAAGCATTGACGATGTGGAAAGGGTTGTGGGGAATACGCCTTGTCTAAAGACCCTGAATATTGTCTCGATTAAAGGAGTAAAGACACTACCTGACAAACTCGGCATGCTGAATGCATTAGAGGTCCTTTACATTGATGATTGGTATGATTTGAAGTATTTTCCAGAACATGTCTTGGAAGGTCTAACTTCTCTTCGAATCTTACGTATTTATAGCTGTGAGAAATTAAAATCCTTGTCTGAAGGTGTTCGACATTTGGCATGTCTTCAGCGTTTGATAATCTGCGGTTGTCCAGAGCTGGTGGCTCTACCAAACAATATGAGCCAACTAACTGCCCTTCAGCACGTGTCAATCATTTTCTCCACATTACCAGATGGCTTACAACGTGTCCCCTCCCTACGTTCTTTGTATATATCCGATTGCAAGTCTACTTCATTGCCGGACTGGCTGGGAGACATCACTTCCCTTCAAGAATTAGACATTTGGTATTGTAAGGAGTTGAGGTCACTGCCGAGTAGCATTCAACGCCTCACCAACTTGTCTTCTTTAAGTATAAGCAACTGTCCTTATCTGAAGAAGCGGTGCAATAGGGAAACAGGAAAGGATTGGCAATACATAAACCACATTCCAAATATAAAATGCGAATAA